In one Poecilia reticulata strain Guanapo linkage group LG8, Guppy_female_1.0+MT, whole genome shotgun sequence genomic region, the following are encoded:
- the ddx42 gene encoding ATP-dependent RNA helicase DDX42: protein MNWNKGGPGVKRGFGFGGFSLAGKKEEPNVPPKSHTTVGASGSSGGYGKSPQLPSFYKIGSKRANFDEENAYFEDDEEESSSNADLPYIPAENSPTRQQMKSGGGGGSDSEDDPLDAFMAEVENQAAKDMRKLEEKEKKSSKGIRDDIEEEDEQEAYFRYMAENPTAGLTQEEEDENIDYDSDGNPIPSTTKKIILPLPPIDHSEIDYPPFEKNFYNEHEELSILNGSQVLELRQKLNLRVSGAAPPKLCTSFAHFGFDEQLMHQIRKSEYTQPTPIQCQGVPIALSGRDMIGIAKTGSGKTAAFIWPMLVHIMDQKELEPGEGPIAVIVCPTRELCQQIHAECKRFGKAYSLRSVAVYGGGSMWEQAKALQEGAEIVVCTPGRLIDHVKKKATSLQRVTYLVFDEADRMFDMGFEYQVRSVASHVRPDRQTLLFSATFRKKIERLARDILVDPIRVVQGDIGEANEDVTQVVELLLSGSDKWNWLTRRLVEFTSTGSVLIFVTKKANSEELATNLTQEGYSLGLLHGDMDQSERNKVISDFKKKNLPVLVATDVAARGLDIPSIRTVVNYDVARDIDTHTHRIGRTGRAGEKGVAYTLLTSKDTSFAGDLVRNLEGANQAVPKELMDLAMQNPWFRKSRFKGGKGKKLNIGGGGLGYKERPGLGAESSERSSSLSSASSFEGYSKPTTGAMGDRMSALKQAFQAQYKSHFVAATSGPPKLSTKSSSSSGWTSAGSLSSVPTEAANGSERPNMAAFSMPGFTSAGSLSSVPACPTGSQHSSPPPAPPTHRETPRERHGESQGRPGDGHHRHSDRSERHSGEDRYGDRDRHGDRDRDRHGDRDRHSSRHSDTRNGDGSRRERDDRRGDRDGGDRGSGEGRDRASVEGRDRGSVDGRDRGSVEGRDRGSVEGRDRGSGDGRDRGDDSFAVPDPPKRRKSRWDN, encoded by the exons ATGAACTGGAACAAAGGCGGTCCAGGAGTGAAGCGTGGGTTTGGTTTTGGAGGTTTTTCCCTTGCAGGGAAGAAAGAGGAGCCTAATGTTCCCCCAAAATCTCACACAACAGTTGGCGCTTCTGGATCAAGTGGTGGTTATGGGAAAAGCCCACAGCTTCCGTCTTTCTACAAAATAGGGTCTAAAAGAGCTAATTTTGATGAAGAAAACGC GTATTTCGAAGACGATGAAGAAGAGTCCAGCAGCAACGCCGATCTGCCCTACATTCCTGCTGAGAACTCGCCCACGCGGCAGCAGATGAAGtcgggcggcggcggcggctcagACAGCGAAGACGACCCGTTGGACGCCTTCATGGCAGAGGTCGAG AACCAAGCAGCTAAAGACATGAGGAAACtagaagaaaaggagaaaaaatcaTCCAA GGGTATTCGTGATGACATTGAGGAAGAAGATGAACAG GAAGCGTATTTCCGCTACATGGCAGAGAATCCCACAGCGGGGCTGAcccaggaggaagaggacgaaaACATCGACTATGACAGTGATGGAAACCCAATTCCTTctacaacaaagaaaataatcctGCCGCTGCCACCTATTGACCACTCAGAG ATCGACTACCCCCCATTTGAGAAAAACTTTTACAATGAACACGAGGAGCTGAGCATTCTCAACGGCAGCCAAGTGCTGGAGTTGAGGCAGAAACTCAACTTGAGA GTTTCTGGTGCTGCTCCTCCTAAACTTTGCACCAGCTTTGCTCACTTTGGCTTCGATGAGCAGCTAATGCATCAGATTCGAAAGTCTGAGTACACTCAGCCCACGCCGATCCAGTGTCAG GGAGTCCCCATTGCTCTCTCTGGACGCGACATGATCGGCAttgcaaaaacaggaagtggtaaaaCGGCGGCGTTCATCTGGCCGATGCTGGTTCACATCATGGACCAGAAGGAGCTGGAGCCCGGAGAGGGACCCATCGCGGTCATCGTGTGTCCCACCAGGGAGCTCTGTCAGCAG ATCCATGCAGAGTGTAAGCGTTTTGGGAAAGCGTACTCGCTGCGTTCTGTGGCTGTTTACGGAGGCGGCAGCATGTGGGAGCAGGCCAAGGCTCTGCAGGAGGGAGCAGAGATCGTCGTTTGCACGCCG GGTCGCCTGATCgaccatgttaaaaaaaaggccACATCCTTACAGAGAGTGACGTATCTGGTGTTTGATGAAGCTGATCGCATGTTTGATATGGGATTTG AGTATCAGGTGAGATCAGTTGCAAGCCATGTTCGCCCAGACAGGCAGA CTCTTCTCTTCAGCGCCACTTTTCGTAAAAAGATCGAGAGGTTGGCGAGGGACATTTTAGTTGATCCTATTCGGGTTGTGCAAGGCGACATCGGAGAG GCCAACGAAGACGTGACTCAggtggtggagctgctgctcagcggGTCAGACAAATGGAACTGGCTGACCCGAAGGCTGGTCGAGTTCACTTCCACCGGTTCTGTGCTCATTTTCGTCACCAAGAAGGCCAACTCTGAGGAGCTGGCTACTAACCTGACTCAGGAGGGCTACAGCCTCGGCCTCCTGCACGGAGACATGGACCAGAGCGAGAGGAACAAAGTCATCAGCGACTTCAAGAAGAAAAATTTACCCGTTCTGGTGGCCACTGACGTAGCCG CCCGCGGTCTGGACATCCCGTCAATTCGCACCGTGGTGAACTACGATGTGGCGCGCGACAtcgacacacacactcacagaatCGGCCGAACGGGTCGCGCCGGGGAGAAAGGTGTCGCTTACACCCTCCTGACCAGCAAAGACACTTCGTTTGCAGGCGACCTGGTGCGAAACCTGGAGGGAGCCAATCAGGCCGTTCCCAAAGAGCTCATGGATTTAGCCATGCAG AATCCCTGGTTCAGGAAATCGCGGTTTAagggaggaaaaggaaagaagcTGAACATCGGTGGAGGCGGCCTTGGTTACAAAGAGAGACCGGGTCTGGGGGCCGAGAGCTCT gaACGAAGCAGCAGCTTGTCTTCCGCTAGTAGCTTTGAAGGCTACAGCAAACCGACAACTGGGGCGATGGGGGACCGCATGTCTGCTCTGAAACAAGCTTTCCAG gCTCAGTATAAGAGCCACTTTGTGGCGGCAACCAGCGGCCCTCCGAAGCTCAGCACCAAGTCCAGCAGCTCCTCCGGTTGGACCAGCGCCGGCAGCCTGAGCTCGGTGCCAACAGAGGCCGCCAACGGCTCTGAGCGACCCAACATGGCCGCCTTTTCAATGCCTGGTTTTACCAGCGCCGGCTCCCTGAGCTCCGTGCCCGCCTGTCCAACCGGCTCACAGCACAGCAGCCCTCCACCCGCACCCCCGACACACAGAGAGACCCCGCGGGAGCGACACGGGGAGTCCCAGGGTCGCCCCGGCGACGGCCATCACCGCCACAGCGACAGGAGCGAGCGGCATAGCGGCGAGGATCGCTACGGTGACCGGGACCGACACGGAGACCGAGATCGCGACCGCCATGGTGACAGGGATCGCCACAGCAGCCGCCACAGCGACACCCGAAATGGCGACGGAAgcagaagagagagagatgacCGGAGAGGGGACAGGGATGGCGGAGACAGGGGAAGCGGGGAGGGGAGAGACAGGGCAAGTGTGGAGGGGAGGGACAGGGGGAGCGTGGACGGGAGGGACAGGGGGAGCGTGGAGGGGAGGGACAGGGGGAGCGTGGAGGGGAGGGATAGGGGGAGCGGGGACGGGAGGGACAGGGGAGACGATAGCTTCGCTGTTCCCGACCCGCCGAAACGCAGGAAGAGCAGATGGGATAACTAA